Genomic DNA from Setaria italica strain Yugu1 chromosome V, Setaria_italica_v2.0, whole genome shotgun sequence:
CAGAGGCTATGTTCATGAACCAACAGAGGATTAGCCTTTGACATGTGACTTGTGATGGCCACATAGCCTATGTTCATCTTAGGGGTATCAGCAAGAGTATCCGAGGATTATCCTATGGTTGCTACCTTATCAGCCATATCCATGAAATTCTGTATAGAAACCAGACTATCTCCAAGTTACTCTTTGTATgaacttagggggcgtttggatgtcaggggctaaactttagccctgtcacatcacacgttcagatgctaattaggaggactaaatatgagctaattaaaaaactaatagcagaacccataggctaaatcgcgagacgaatctattaagcctaattaatccatcatcagcGAATGGTTACTCTAGCCCCACatagtcaaatcatggactaattaggcttaatagattcgtctcgcgatttagcctaggggttgtgcaattagttttgtaattagactatgtttaatactcctaattagtgtccaaacatccgatgtgacaggggctaaaatttagcccctccctgccaaacacccccttaggcaCCATGAGCAAGTCGAAATGCACAACACAAATAGCATCGTAAACAAAGATCCCAAACCAAGCCAATCTAAGCGTTCAACACATCAAAACACAACATGGAAGTACCAACGACCACTAAAACTAGAAAACGGAATCTAGCTACCTAGAAAATGGACTTGTCAATTTCATTTTGAAATAGCCAGAAATCCAAATAACTTCAGCATAACTAACAAAACTAAATAATGTTACAATCAGCAGTCAGCATGCAGACAGATTGGAACTACTAGTaatgaaacaaaaaggaaaaaaaatagatgggATCTTAGCCCACCAACATGGCTAAGCAAGTAGGAACCACAATATTCAGAATCATATTTAACTTCAGTAAAAATATAAAAGGTACCACAACCAGCTTTTCTCTTCAAATTTTTGAACATCTGGCAGTACCTACTCTACTCTGCAAAATGGAGCAAGAAGACAGAATAATGAAGTAGCAATGGCAATCAGTGTCAATCTGAATCTACATTCAAGCTCTGTTCTTGCAAAAAGGTCTCCCTACAAGATTCCAGTTATTATTCAGCAAGATAATGAGAGAACTTTGTCTATCTATATCATGTAATCAACATCAACTAGGCCTCTTTTGAAGTTAATGTGGCAAAGCTTTCAGCATCAAAAGAAAACTAAGAGTGGCCTTGTTTTCTTGAGCAATGACAAAAGAAAACTAAGATAGAGTGGCAAAGTTTGGCCTTGTTTTTCTTGAGCATCTGCATTGTAATATGGCATCCATAGTTTCAATTCCAAGTTTAGTCCTTACGCAGAAAGATTTCTTCAGAATACAAGTATCAAAATTTTCTTTCTATGCCTGTGATAATGTGAACAGAAGTATACAAGCACCATAGAGTCCAGCATAGCCACACATCATGCCACAAACCAAAAACATGTCTGGTGCTGAGTTACTTGACTAGAAGTTTTGCTGACAAACACACGGGATAAATCAACAATAGCAACCAGTCAACAACTTTCAGCTTGGATTTCACGGGATAAATCTAGCAGGAGTTTCCACGCTGGGTTAATAGCCCTAACTCCCAAACTGCAATGTGAACCTGGATTCGGAGGAGATGGGGAGAAGGGCTAGAGGAGGCGCACCTGAACCTGGATCTTGGAGGAGGTAGCGCGACTTTCtgccggagcggcggcggcggcggcggagacggggggcggcggcggcggctttctGGCGGGGGGAAGACGGGCGAGACGAGGCCCGAGGGACGGGCGAGAcggggggtggcggtggcgcccgATGTCCGGAGGCCGGGAGGTATTCCGCGCGAAAAAATGGGCTGAGATATGGGCGGGGGACCGGAGATTGGGAGGCGTGGCGAGGGGGGCGTGAGGGATTCCTTTCAAATCCAGATCTCAGATCCATAAGGGCGGCCATCGGAAGTGATGGGGCCAGAGCGGAGTGCGCGTGGAGCGGAGAAGGCCAACTTCTAGTGTGCGGTGGAGTCCCGGCGAGGCACTTGTGGCGCAACCCCTGCGAGGCAGCAGCGGAGCTTCTACGCAGCGGTGTAAGGTTGGTGACGCGGCCGAGTAAGGGACGGGGCCTCGATCGCGTTGGCGGGCATGGAAAGGGTGACGCCCCtgagcacggcggcgggcgccgaaGGGTCGATGGCCTCGATTGCAACTGCGGGGAAGCTATCTCCGGTGAATCGTTGCTCCTTGCTCCGCTTCCGCCTTCTTCGCCTTCTCTTCTCACATGCCTTTCTACTTCGATTCCCTTTACTCTAGGCTCTAGATCAGGAATTCAGTAGGCCGATGCAGGCGGGGGCATGACGGAGTCGGATGTTGACAAGACTCAAGGCTGGTCGGATGGAGGAGCTGGTGCTCAAGAGGTGGTTGGAGCTCGAGAACATGCAGGGGCATGCATGTTGAGCACAGTGCCTGAGAAATCCATTGCGTGGATTAGTGGTATTGATTTTTCACTTGTCCATGTAGGTTTTTGCATCACCGTTCGGTTCGACACTAATTGTCTCGTATTTCGAGCTTCCAGTTTGGACACGTTGGTGTTGGCAACAGTAGTGATGATCGTGGTTCCCAGGACAGGTTCATTTTTTCAGACAAACAGGTATGGCATCTGAATAGAAAGGGTTTATACTGAGCTTTATTTGTGCTCAACTTAAATGATCCATGGTGTGCATGTACCACAAAGAAGTCATAGCCACAATAACAATGGTGTGAATGGCATTAGCTAACCTTAGTTTATTACTGTGGTCTATGTAGAAAATTTCCCAAGCTGCTTGCGGATGGAGACATACACTTACCCTTTCTGAAAAGGGAAGATATTTTCTTCTAGGAAGGGGTAGTACTAGGATGCTGGGCAGTGGTGAAATATTTTACAGGTGGTTCCTATCTAGTGCACTCGCTCCATATCTTTTTCTCTTTGCTATCTCACCCTTCCAGGCTAATAATCTTATCCGTTTGTACCATCCTGAAGGAATATGCCTGGGCTGTTGCCTTCAGCCAGATGGTTCTGGCTGCAAGAAGTTAAACTCATCCATGTCAACTCCATTCGCAGGTTTGTATCAGATTGTGGTCCAGTAGATGTTGCTTTTACAGGTGTTGTTGCACTAAGCCTTTCCGCCTCCCTTTCTCTAGATTAGGATATCACAAGGCCAGTGAGGGCAGAGTGGAGCATGGCAGAGGTGGCGGGGTCGGTACAGGTGTGGTTGAATCAGAAACACTCACACATGTGCGGTAAAGGCTGATTCTTTTTGGTtgatttcttttaaaaatagGGAAGCACCCCTCAAATCTCAgattctatatttttttttaaaaaagtgaTCATCAACTTTTTGTGAAAATGTTATCAAAACAACACTTCTGAAAAAGGTTATCAAACACCTGAATGTGGTTActgaaatgaaaaaaagttgTGCTAACTGAACATTTTGTTTATATAAACTTGTGTACATAAATTTGTTTATGTACCTTTGTAACAAATTTGCTTATATAAATTTTGTATATAAGTTTGTTTATACATCACAAGTTATAAGTTAGATACATAACTTAAACAAATAACTTATGTGTCGAACTTATCGGCCATGTAGATAAGTTAGGCACGGACACATAAGTTATTTGttatgttatatatatatatcagaaGTTATATACCAGTTATAAGCTATGAAAACAAGTTATATATTTGTTTAAGACATTTTTCCTTCACAAGTTTTTTTATGATATAAGTTGCACATAGATTATGCATAGACTTATAACTTACGCATGGTATAATTTTATACACATAACCTAAAAATTATACACAGAACTCATATGTCTTCAGTTAATTACCAGTTATAAATTATGCACAGAAGTTATTTATGAGTTATAAGACAATGTTTTCATCTCCCTTTTATGTGTTTGCAtagccatttttttttgtttacttTTAGTACTGCTGGGTAGATGCATGTATAAGTCATCTCCCTTTTATGTGTGTGTATAGCCATTTGTTTTTTGTGTTTACTTTTTAATACTGTTTGAGCTGATGCACATATGAGTTATATGTTCTTTTGGCCTACAAGTTATATACATAAGCTGCGTCAGTAATATAATAACATTGTTTCATAGCAATTTATGTAAGTTTTGGCCTCAAGTTTTTGTTTTATGTTGTTAAATAATTGCATATAACTTTTTTGATAAGTTGTGTGGATAAATTGCACCATATCAATAAGGATGAGAGAAAACTATTGCATATACATATTTTTGCGCATAAGTCATGCTCATAAATTCTGTATATGTCAACAAGTTATGGAAATagataatttatatttttttgataaattatTAGTCATGTTGATAAGTTTGCATAAGAATGGTTGTTTTCACAATATTTTTGACATATTTTTATCATGTTAATAAGTTAGGCTTAAAGATTAttacacatttttttttgcataagaTAGGCAGATAAATTTTGCTCATATCAACAAGTTATGTCGAGAGATTATTGCATATTTTTTTGTGTGCATAAGTTATGAGATAAATTCTGTTCACGTCAATAAGTTAAACTAAGAGAATTGTTTTCTATATTTTGTGCATAAGGTATGGGGATAATTTTTGATTATTTTATTAAGTTAGGCAAgtgattttttatatatatttatgtgCATAAGTTATTGGGTATGTCAAACTTAGGGATATAACTTTACATGACTATTTTTCATATATTATATACAACTACTGCCTACTGACTCTATTCCCACTTTTCGAAATTTGCAGGGTGAATTTGAAATGACAGGATATGCTGCCCATACCCAGGTCGAGCAAGAATTGAGATCAATATTTTATGAAAGAGAAAGAAGGGACAAAGTTATATATAACAACTTGGATATACATTTTTTGTTAGCTTGAATGCTTTTCCAAGTAATTTTTGTATGTAAGTATATATATTTTTCCCGTTGAAACTAGCTTTTCCCGTGAAATTCCCCAACCAATTTTACTCCCCCTCACCCAACGGTCCCAAATGATTTGCCAGCAAAAGAGAATTCATcaacaaaaataaagaaaatgggTCTGTGGGACGCTGGACGGAGCTCATGGTGCGTGGTAAAGAAAATGCGCGGAAAGAGAAAACAGCAACCGAGGGTTGCGTGCCCGCGGAGCCGTACATAAAAAACGGAAAGCTACTTGTATCTGAAAAGGGATACGTGTCTCGGTCTGAAATCGATGGCCGCTACCTCTGCCAGACGGACCCAGGTCGGTGCTCGCCGCGAGGGGAAGCAGATCGCTGTTCCTCGTGGTTCGACTACGACGGCACCCCCATGGCCCGTCGTCAAGCATCACATTGCTGCTTTTGTTTTACCTTGGGTGCGTAAAGACTGGGACTTCTGCGATCTTGTGATTCCAGTGACCGTCCACATGATGCTTGAGAACTCGTCGATGTTCTAAAAAAATCCTAGGGATCAAGCAATTGTCGTATGGCATGCAAAGCAGAACTAGTATCGCACAGGAGCAGACGAGCAGAAACAGCAAAAGGCATGCATGATTGATTATGGTATTGATTTCCAGTAGAACAGACTACTTTGGTGTATATACAGTACAGTGTCATCGATTAGAGGCTCGATACCGCATCTTTGCCTCACAGGTACACCATCCGTCCCATTAAATTAGTATCTTGTGGCTTTGATTCATAGTTTCCGAGATTGCACGGCTACCCATATATACCGTAACAAAAGCCAAATTCAGCGATGCCGTTTGTGCCTTGAGATCACTCGATGACTGCTGGACTTTGGTCTTCTCTGCAAAAACAGCAAGAAGCAGAGCTCAGCATCACTAACCCACCAGCAACAACTAACAGATTCTATCAGTGCAGAAGAGATTGACCTACCTATTACAGTTTTTCCCTTCAACTCAGTGAGCCGATCCCTCAACTCCATGATATCCTGAGTTTTGCTCACTCTCCAGATCCTCTGCTCATCCACTTCGCTCTGTCAAGAAAACACCCAAACAAGGGACAACTATAATCTTTCAGCACAAATTTCCCAACGAAAACAAAAATGCCACAGCAATTCAGTGTTCAGCCATAGTTGTTTGGGGCACATCATATCTGGGTTCAGGTTTATACTCATCTTGACTCAACAAGCTATTTGCCCCTACGCTGTAAACTCTAACTAAATGATATAGACTCCAAGCGGAAAGTGCCAGTCGAGACTCATAATTGGTTACCGAATTGGAGAGGGGATGTCAGGGGAGGCGAGGGAAACCAACCTTGGCCTCGAGGCGCGCGGCGATGCGGGCTTGGAGGGAGTCGCGGAGGCTCCTCATCATGCGCAGCCTCGCGTGGTACTCGACCAGCCTGCGGAAAACCCAACCCAAATCCAACAACGGTAGGAGCATGAGAAATTCCGCCGGAAAGACGAAGACTTTAGCCGAATTTCGGGGAGGAGCCGACCCCTACCTTGCGTTGACGCACGCGGTGCAGCAGGAGGGGAGGTTGGATCCCTCGCAGAGCGCGCAACTGCTGCTGCCCCGCCGGGACGCCATCCTCCTGGCGCCGATtcggcgggaggggaggggatgGGAGGGGACGGTTTGGCTATGGGCGTATGCCTATCTGTTGTCGGCTCCGGAGCATGCTAgatcaccggcggcggccaggcgtgGTGGTTGCTTGCCGTCGTTGACGTCGCCGTGCCGTCGCGGCGGGAGCCCCGGAGGCGGTTAGTTTGCGTGCAAGAGATAATTTTCGAGCGTGGGAGGAAAACCCAGAGGGGGCGCAGCGAGAATACGGCGAGGACTTTTTTTTCGTCTTGCGCAATTTGGACCGGGCCACCAATGGACGGAGAATTGGGCCGTGTGGTACGAGTTCTTCTCAGGCCCATAACGAGTCCGAAGTCAGAACAGAATGCATCTAGGAGTAGAGCAAGAGCCTGTTTGGCATCGCTCCACTTCACAATTCCAGCAACTCTAGCTAAAAATCCAACCAAATActccagctccaaaactccatggagctgtagtgcaaatgggagtggagttttggagcacctcttttgcagctccaaaacccctgttttgaacctcctcgtggagttggtggttaattacccaccaataccattCGTTAAAATAAAATGCTTCATTCTTTTTTGCTTTGAGACTCCCCTCCACCCCCATCTCTCCTGAGTATCGTTTCCACGCGCTCTTCTCTACTCCCGtgaaccaccgccgccgctagggCCGGCGGCCGCCATTGAGCTCCGCTGTCGAGAATCGAATCCCCACTGTTGGCTGCCGGTTCCCCTCCCGAGCGCCAAGCCCTGCCAGCCGCCTAGCCTCTCCCGGCTCCTACCGCCACCCACACACCTCCCGACCGCCGGGAAAACAAAGCTCCACCGCCGGGAATCGAATCATCGCCGCCGACCACCCGTTCCCCTCTCGAGCACCAACCCCCACCGGCCGCGTAGCCCCTCCCGACCCCCGCCACCACACACACCTCCTGGGCCGCTAGGAATCGAAGCCCTGCTGCCAGAACAAGGTATGGCGCTGAAACAAACTTGTATGTTGAAATTTGCTGTAAGACTTGATCAGTACACATTGGTTGGTGGTTCTAGGATAAAAGATTCCAATTTTATGTTAGTTCGTGGTTCTTCCTAGGATATTGAAATGTTTTTTCTGTATCACATGGTTGATCTATGAAAGGTATGCACTTGATTTAGCATTTCTGTGGTTAGAAAATTACTTTTATACCTTTGTGTGTACTTGATTATGAAAGGTGTGCACTTGATTATGCCTAGGATATTTGTGTGTTTCAAAGAAAAGTTTAAATTCAAACAAGACATTTTGACAAACAAAAACTGTTCTTTCTTATCCTGAGAATTAGGATATGTCCCTGCACATCGAATTTCTTGTTTGCAACAGTTTATAACAACTTAACAAGTGGCTTCAGATCTATACGGTACATATACTAAAATTTTTGTAGGAATCTATGCCCCTAGCAAGTTATCTATCTATCAAGTTTAAAACGATTTATTTATATGAAATTTGTGAGTTCGATAGATGCCTGAAATTGATTGGAACTCAGAGAACACTCGGGTGCTATGTATGTTGTTTGCCGAACAAGTTGGAAAAGAAAATCGGCAAAACACACACTTGAATCCACTTGGTTATGCTGAGGTTGAGAAAGAGTTCAAAGATAGGATTGGAATTGTAGCAACC
This window encodes:
- the LOC101778670 gene encoding uncharacterized protein LOC101778670 — encoded protein: MASRRGSSSCALCEGSNLPSCCTACVNARLVEYHARLRMMRSLRDSLQARIAARLEAKSEVDEQRIWRVSKTQDIMELRDRLTELKGKTVIEKTKVQQSSSDLKAQTASLNLAFVTVYMGSRAISETMNQSHKILI